From Saimiri boliviensis isolate mSaiBol1 chromosome 9, mSaiBol1.pri, whole genome shotgun sequence, a single genomic window includes:
- the XIRP1 gene encoding xin actin-binding repeat-containing protein 1 isoform X2, giving the protein MADTQTQMAPTPTVRMAAAEDPPLPPPPALEDLPLPPPKESFSKFHQQRQASELRRLYRHIHPELRKNLAEAVAEDLAEVLGSEEPTEGDVQCMRWIFENWRLDAIGDHERPAAKEPVPGGDVQATSRKFEEGSFANSTDQEPARPQPGGGDVRAARWLFETKPLDELTGQAKELEATVREPAASGDVQGTRMLFETRPLDCLGSRTSLQEQSPLELRSEIQELKGDVKKTVKLFQAEPLCAIQDAEGAIHEVKAACREEIQSNAVRSARWLFETRPLDAFNQDPSQVRVIRGISLEEGDRPDVSATRWIFETQPLDAIREILVDEKDFQPSPDLIPPGPDVQQQRHLFETRALDTLKGDDEAGAEAPPKEEVVPGDVRSTLWLFETKPLDAFRDKVQVGHLQRVDPQDGEGHLSSDSSSPLPGSQGVPQRDGLKGDVKTFKNLFETLPLDSIGQGEAPAHGHPSREEGTDSAGQAQGVGAPVYAMQDSKGRLHALTSVSREQIVGGDVQGYRWMFETQPLDQLGRSPSTIDVVRGVTRQEVVAGDVGTARWLFETQPLEMIHQREQQKRKEEEGKGQGDPQPDAPPKGDVQTIRWLFETCPMSELAEKQGSEVTGPTAKAEAQSCTWMFKPQASDRSAGSREQYLQVSQVPAAERQTDRHVFETEPLQAPGGPCGRGPVRYCSRVEIPSGQVSRQKEVFQALEAGKKEEDQPRVISGPIPAGAVHKFTWLFENCPMGSLAAESIRGGNLQEEQPMSPTENGMGERQETAAEGTLRTLHTTPGILHHGGILMEARGPGELCLAKYVLSGTGQGCPHIRKEELVSGELPRIICQVLRRPDVERQGLLVQEDPTGQLQLKPLRLPTPGSSGGAEDMDPELQQLLACSLRVSVARTGLVMQETEQGLVALTAYSLQPKLTSKASERGSVQLLASCIDKGDLSGLHSLRWEPPADPSPGPASEGAQSLPPTESIIHVPPLDPSMGIGHLRGPGATPCSPRAIGKAVPVAGEAAAPDQLQNTEKQGDLSHTGQKGMAVLGKSEGATTTPPGPGAPDLQAAMQSLRVAAAEAQSLHEQVLNKHKQGPAPAATAGPIQAGLRKAGATQSNIRPGGGSDPRIPAAPRKLL; this is encoded by the exons ATGGCCGACACCCAGACGCAGATGGCCCCCACACCAACCGTGAGGATGGCAGCTGCAGAGGACccgcccctccctccacccccagccctggaGGACCTGCCACTGCCGCCACCCAAGGAGTCCTTCTCCAAGTTCCACCAGCAGCGGCAAGCTAGTGAGCTTCGCCGCCTCTACAGGCACATCCACCCCGAGCTCCGCAAGAATCTGGCCGAGGCCGTGGCCGAGGACCTGGCTGAGGTCCTGGGCTCTGAGGAACCCACCGAGGGTGACGTTCAGTGCATGCGCTGGATCTTTGAGAACTGGCGACTGGATGCCATTGGAGATCATGAGAGGCCAGCTGCCAAGGAGCCTGTGCCGGGTGGTGACGTCCAGGCCACCTCCCGCAAGTTTGAAGAAGGCTCCTTTGCCAACAGCACAGACCAAGAGCCAGCCAGGCCCCAGCCGGGTGGAGGGGACGTCCGTGCAGCCCGCTGGCTATTTGAGACAAAGCCACTGGATGAGCTGACGGGGCAAGCCAAGGAACTGGAGGCTACTGTGAGGGAGCCCGCAGCCAGCGGAGACGTCCAGGGTACCAGGATGCTGTTTGAGACGCGGCCGCTGGACTGCCTGGGCTCCCGCACCTCCCTGCAGGAGCAGAGCCCGTTGGAACTGCGCTCAGAGATCCAAGAGCTGAAGGGTGATGTGAAAAAGACAGTGAAGCTGTTCCAAGCAGAGCCCCTGTGTGCCATCCAGGATGCAGAGGGTGCCATCCATGAGGTCAAGGCCGCTTGCCGGGAGGAGATCCAAAGCAATGCGGTGAGGTCTGCCCGCTGGCTCTTTGAGACTCGGCCACTGGACGCCTTCAACCAGGACCCCAGCCAGGTGCGGGTGATCCGGGGGATTTCCCTGGAGGAGGGAGACCGGCCTGACGTCAGCGCAACTCGCTGGATCTTTGAGACACAGCCCCTGGATGCCATCCGGGAGATCTTGGTAGACGAGAAGGACTTCCAGCCATCCCCAGACCTCATCCCACCTGGTCCGGATGTTCAGCAGCAGCGGCATCTGTTTGAGACGCGAGCGCTGGACACTCTGAAGGGGGACGACGAGGCTGGAGCAGAGGCCCCACCCAAGGAGGAAGTGGTCCCTGGTGATGTCCGCTCCACCCTGTGGTTATTTGAGACAAAGCCCCTGGATGCTTTCAGAGACAAGGTCCAAGTGGGTCACCTACAGCGGGTGGATCCCCAGGACGGTGAGGGGCACCTATCCAGTGACAGCTCCTCCCCACTGCCCGGCTCTCAGGGTGTCCCCCAGAGGGACGGGCTAAAGGGGGATGTGAAGACTTTTAAGAACCTTTTTGAGACCCTTCCCTTGGACAGCATTGGACAGGGTGAGGCTCCGGCCCATGGGCATCCGAGCAGAGAAGAAGGAACTGATTCTGCTGGGCAGGCCCAGGGCGTAGGGGCCCCGGTGTATGCCATGCAGGACAGCAAGGGCCGCCTCCACGCCCTGACTTCTGTTAGCAGAGAGCAGATCGTCGGAGGTGATGTGCAGGGCTACAGGTGGATGTTTGAGACACAGCCCCTGGACCAGCTCGGCCGAAGCCCCAGTACCATTGACGTGGTGCGGGGTGTCACCCGGCAGGAGGTGGTGGCTGGGGACGTTGGCACTGCTCGGTGGCTCTTTGAGACCCAGCCCCTGGAGATGATCCACCAGAGGGAGCAGCAGAAAcgaaaggaagaagaagggaagggtCAGGGAGACCCCCAGCCTGATGCGCCCCCAAAGGGCGATGTGCAGACCATCCGGTGGTTGTTCGAGACGTGCCCAATGAGTGAGCTTGCCGAAAAGCAGGGGTCGGAGGTCACAGGTCCCACAGCTAAGGCTGAGGCACAGTCCTGCACCTGGATGTTCAAGCCCCAAGCCTCAGACAGGTCAGCGGGGTCCAGGGAGCAGTACCTGCAGGTCAGCCAGGTCCCGGCTgcggagagacagacagacagacatgtcTTTGAGACTGAGCCTCTTCAGGCCCCAGGTGGTCCCTGCGGAAGAGGGCCTGTGAGATACTGCAGCCGCGTGGAGATCCCTTCAGGGCAGGTGTCTCGTCAGAAGGAGGTTTTCCAGGCCCTGGAGGCAGGCAAGAAGGAAGAAGACCAGCCCCGGGTAATCTCCGGGCCCATCCCCGCAGGTGCCGTCCACAAGTTCACCTGGCTTTTTGAGAATTGCCCCATGGGCTCCCTGGCAGCTGAGAGCATCCGAGGGGGCAACCTCCAGGAAGAGCAGCCCATGAGCCCCACTGAGAACGGGATGGGAGAGCGCCAGGAGACTGCAGCTGAGGGGACCCTGCGGACTCTGCACACCACCCCTGGCATCCTGCACCATGGAGGCATCCTCATGGAGGCCCGAGGGCCAGGGGAGCTCTGCCTTGCCAAGTATGTGCTCTCGGGCACAGGGCAGGGATGCCCCCATATACGAAAGGAGGAGCTGGTGTCGGGTGAACTTCCCAGGATCATCTGCCAGGTCCTGCGCCGGCCAGATGTGGAACGGCAGGGGCTGCTGGTGCAGGAAGACCCAACTGGCCAGCTCCAACTCAAGCCACTGAGGCTGCCAACTCCAGGCAGCAGTGGGGGTGCTGAAGACATGGACCCCGAGCTCCAGCAGCTGCTGGCTTGCAGTCTCAGGGTCTCCGTGGCAAGGACTGGGCTGGTGATGCAGGAGACAGAGCAGGGCCTGGTCGCACTGACTGCCTACTCTctgcagcccaagctgactagcAAGGCCTCTGAGAGGGGCAGCGTGCAGCTGTTGGCCAGCTGCATAGACAAAGGAGACCTGAGTGGTCTGCACAGTCTGCGGTGGGAGCCACCAGCCGACCCGAGTCCAGGGCCAGCCAGCGAGGGGGCCCAGAGCCTGCCCCCAACTGAGAGCATCATCCATGTTCCCCCACTGGACCCCAGCATGGGGATAGGGCATCTGAGAGGCCCAGGGGCCACCCCTTGCTCTCCTCGGGCCATTGGAAAGGCAGTCCCTGTGGCTGGGGAAGCTGCGGCACCAGACCAACtgcaaaacacagaaaagcagggAGACCTCAGTCACACTGGACAGAAAGGGATGGCAGTCTTGGGAAAGTCAGAAGGAGCCACGACTACCCCTCCAGGGCCTGGGGCCCCAGACCTGCAGGCCGCCATGCAGAGCCTTCGGGTGGCAGCAGCTGAAGCCCAGAGCCTGCACGAGCAAGTTCTGAACAAGCACAAGCAAGGCCCCGCCCCCGCAGCCACTGCCGGGcccatccaggctggtcttcggAAAGCTGGGGCTACCCAAAGCAACATCAGGCCTGGGGGTGGAAGTGATCCCCGGATCCCAGCAGCCCCCAGAAAG CTGCTGTGA